In the genome of Enterococcus hirae ATCC 9790, one region contains:
- a CDS encoding PTS sugar transporter subunit IIB translates to MEKKTIMLVCSAGMSTSLLVTKMQKAAEEKGIEADIFAVSASDADNQLESKNVDVLLLGPQVRFMQNQFAEKLAPKGIPLDVINMQDYGMMNGAKVLEQAESLINK, encoded by the coding sequence ATGGAAAAGAAAACAATCATGCTTGTATGCTCAGCTGGAATGAGTACTAGTTTATTAGTAACAAAAATGCAAAAAGCGGCAGAAGAAAAAGGAATCGAGGCTGATATCTTTGCAGTATCTGCTTCAGATGCAGACAATCAATTAGAATCAAAAAATGTAGACGTTTTACTTTTAGGTCCACAAGTACGTTTTATGCAAAATCAATTTGCTGAAAAATTAGCACCAAAAGGAATTCCTCTAGATGTAATCAATATGCAAGATTACGGTATGATGAACGGTGCCAAAGTATTAGAACAAGCAGAATCATTAATCAATAAATAA
- a CDS encoding PTS lactose/cellobiose transporter subunit IIA, which yields MQEQKNLEAIMGLIMFGGNAKSDAMEAIAAAKKGDFELADAKIKDAEESLVQAHHSQTEMLTQEAQGNHMEVTLLTVHSQDHLMTSIAFTDLAKEIIDLYRRLDA from the coding sequence ATGCAAGAGCAAAAAAATCTTGAAGCAATCATGGGTTTGATCATGTTTGGCGGAAATGCAAAAAGCGATGCAATGGAAGCGATTGCTGCAGCGAAAAAAGGAGATTTTGAGTTAGCTGATGCAAAAATCAAAGATGCAGAAGAATCTTTAGTGCAAGCTCATCACTCTCAAACAGAAATGTTAACACAAGAAGCACAAGGTAATCATATGGAAGTGACTTTATTGACGGTTCACAGCCAAGATCATCTGATGACTTCGATTGCATTTACAGATTTAGCAAAAGAAATCATTGATTTATATCGACGTTTAGATGCTTAA
- a CDS encoding PTS sugar transporter subunit IIC produces the protein MDKFVAFMEKHFIPVASKIGAQRHLVAIRDSFMVSMPLMILGALAVMINNLPIPGFQELMNKIFGGEAWKGFGAAAWNGTFAILSVLIAFLLAYHLANGYRKDGVSAGVISLGSFFALGGALGMSSNGLFIAIIVGIISTEIFVRLSGNEKLIIKMPDGVPPAVAKAFASLLPAMITISFFALIAAIFAAFGVDDIVGAFYTIVQEPFMGLANSYPSALLLAFITPFLWFFGLHGANMVDPLMQTINAPAIEANVNAIAAGHSAPYIVNKPFFDSFVNLGGTGATLGLLLAIYLVGRRNKPYMVVTNLSIAPGVFNINEPTMFGLPIVLNPIMFIPFILTPMVLVSVAYFATATGLVPAATVMPPWVTPPVIGGVLATKSIAGGVLAAINLILSVLIYLPFVKVATVQEKRKEALNG, from the coding sequence ATGGATAAATTTGTTGCATTTATGGAGAAACATTTTATACCTGTGGCATCAAAAATTGGTGCTCAACGTCATTTAGTAGCGATTCGTGATTCATTTATGGTCAGTATGCCTTTGATGATTTTAGGTGCGTTAGCAGTAATGATCAATAACTTGCCTATTCCTGGTTTCCAAGAATTAATGAATAAAATTTTTGGTGGCGAAGCTTGGAAAGGATTTGGCGCAGCTGCTTGGAATGGTACATTTGCGATTCTTTCAGTTTTGATCGCCTTTCTACTTGCTTATCATTTGGCAAATGGTTATCGTAAAGACGGCGTTTCTGCTGGAGTAATTTCTTTAGGTTCATTCTTCGCATTAGGCGGAGCGTTGGGCATGAGCTCAAACGGTTTATTTATTGCAATTATTGTTGGGATTATTTCAACAGAAATCTTTGTTCGTTTAAGTGGAAATGAAAAATTAATCATCAAAATGCCTGATGGCGTGCCACCAGCTGTAGCTAAAGCCTTTGCTTCATTATTACCTGCAATGATCACGATCTCATTCTTTGCTTTGATTGCTGCGATCTTTGCTGCATTTGGTGTAGATGATATCGTAGGCGCGTTTTATACAATTGTCCAAGAACCATTCATGGGACTAGCCAATTCTTATCCTTCAGCTTTGTTGTTAGCATTCATTACACCATTCTTATGGTTCTTTGGATTACACGGAGCAAACATGGTAGACCCTTTGATGCAAACAATCAATGCACCAGCAATCGAAGCGAATGTTAATGCGATTGCTGCTGGTCATAGCGCACCATACATTGTAAACAAACCTTTCTTTGATAGCTTTGTCAACTTAGGTGGTACAGGGGCAACATTAGGTCTGTTGCTAGCAATTTATTTAGTGGGACGTAGAAATAAACCTTATATGGTTGTTACGAACTTGTCGATCGCACCAGGTGTTTTCAATATCAATGAACCAACAATGTTTGGTTTACCAATCGTATTGAACCCAATTATGTTTATTCCGTTTATTTTAACCCCAATGGTTTTAGTATCTGTTGCTTATTTTGCTACTGCTACCGGACTAGTTCCAGCTGCAACGGTGATGCCACCATGGGTAACACCACCAGTAATCGGTGGGGTATTAGCAACAAAAAGTATCGCTGGCGGTGTCTTAGCTGCTATCAACTTAATCTTATCTGTCTTGATTTACCTACCATTTGTGAAAGTAGCGACAGTTCAAGAAAAAAGAAAAGAAGCATTAAACGGCTAA
- a CDS encoding GNAT family N-acetyltransferase has translation MKGYELVKIRERPEWLEQAAQWFTSKWHLPLSFYQESMEDSLQSSNAVPQWYIVVTSEQKIIAGAGVIANDFHDRPDLTPNVCALFVEKEYRNQGIAKEILSFIRKDMGALGISQLYVATDHTGFYERYEWEYLTTVQDNEGIPVYLYQLAIFTT, from the coding sequence ATGAAAGGTTATGAGTTGGTTAAGATCAGAGAAAGACCTGAATGGTTGGAACAGGCAGCGCAATGGTTTACGTCAAAATGGCATCTTCCGCTTTCCTTTTACCAAGAGAGCATGGAAGATTCTCTTCAATCATCTAACGCTGTTCCTCAATGGTATATAGTCGTGACGTCAGAACAAAAAATTATCGCTGGAGCAGGGGTCATCGCGAATGATTTTCATGATCGTCCAGATTTGACTCCGAATGTTTGTGCGTTGTTTGTTGAAAAAGAATATCGTAATCAAGGAATTGCCAAAGAGATTTTATCATTTATTCGAAAGGATATGGGGGCGCTTGGGATTTCGCAGCTCTATGTAGCGACTGACCATACAGGTTTTTATGAAAGATATGAGTGGGAATATCTGACGACAGTGCAAGATAATGAAGGGATCCCGGTTTATTTATATCAACTAGCGATTTTTACAACGTGA
- a CDS encoding YrhK family protein, which translates to MPEIKRKSHEIDIGKEEDIEIAGQRFRLYFQNRYTLLSLAVDLLTGIFYIFGSVALLTDIPDRYSTYCYLVGAIFLTARPILKIVRNVFIYDEKKNKKERKKE; encoded by the coding sequence ATGCCAGAAATAAAACGAAAAAGCCATGAAATAGATATTGGGAAAGAAGAAGATATCGAAATTGCTGGACAACGTTTTCGTCTTTATTTCCAGAACCGCTATACATTATTGTCTCTTGCAGTTGATTTATTGACAGGGATTTTTTATATTTTTGGAAGCGTAGCGTTGTTAACAGATATTCCAGACCGTTATAGTACCTATTGTTATCTAGTAGGAGCGATCTTTTTGACTGCACGACCTATTTTGAAAATAGTACGTAATGTCTTCATCTATGACGAGAAAAAAAACAAAAAAGAGCGAAAAAAAGAATGA
- a CDS encoding alcohol dehydrogenase catalytic domain-containing protein translates to MKAVTWQGNQKMEIRNVDDPKIVEPTDAIIRITATAICGSDLHLYHHGEAVLEKGYVVGHEPMGIVEEVGPAVKKLKKGQRVVIPFNISCGHCHFCTHEMESQCDRSNPDQLYGGLFGFGRLNGNHWGGQAEYLRVPFADSTSFIVPDNDLADEKVLFLSDILPTAYWSVQNANVKKGDTVVVLGSGPVGLFAQKFAAMAGAERVIAVDPVQHRIDKAARYNHVETYLLEDTQSAGKELYELAKGGADVIIDCVGMDGLEPVKEKAKNLVSLQSGTISPIQMAAQAVKKFGTVQITGVYMTPASSYPLQEFFMRDITVKHGQAPIVHLMPKIYEMIAAGLFDPTQIITHAMPLADAARAYEIFDKKEDKNIKVVLKP, encoded by the coding sequence ATGAAAGCTGTTACCTGGCAAGGAAACCAAAAAATGGAAATCAGAAACGTAGATGATCCAAAAATCGTGGAACCGACAGATGCTATTATTCGAATTACCGCTACTGCGATTTGCGGCTCGGATCTTCACCTCTATCATCATGGGGAGGCTGTCTTAGAAAAAGGATATGTCGTTGGTCATGAACCAATGGGGATTGTTGAAGAAGTAGGTCCTGCAGTAAAAAAACTAAAAAAGGGTCAGCGGGTCGTTATTCCTTTTAATATTAGTTGTGGGCATTGTCATTTCTGTACCCATGAGATGGAAAGTCAATGTGATCGCTCAAATCCAGATCAACTTTATGGTGGTTTATTTGGCTTTGGCCGTTTAAACGGGAACCATTGGGGTGGTCAAGCTGAGTATCTTCGGGTACCATTTGCTGATAGCACTTCGTTTATCGTACCTGACAATGATCTTGCAGACGAAAAAGTCCTTTTCTTATCGGATATCCTTCCAACTGCTTATTGGAGCGTTCAAAATGCCAACGTAAAAAAAGGCGACACTGTAGTGGTCTTAGGTTCAGGACCAGTTGGATTGTTTGCACAAAAATTTGCCGCTATGGCAGGAGCAGAGCGCGTGATTGCTGTCGATCCGGTCCAACATCGTATTGATAAAGCCGCTCGTTACAATCATGTAGAAACTTATTTGTTAGAAGATACTCAGTCTGCTGGGAAAGAACTTTACGAATTAGCAAAAGGTGGCGCTGATGTCATCATTGATTGTGTAGGGATGGATGGCTTGGAACCAGTGAAAGAAAAAGCTAAGAATCTCGTTAGTTTGCAAAGCGGGACGATTTCACCGATCCAAATGGCTGCGCAAGCTGTCAAAAAATTTGGAACCGTACAAATCACTGGTGTTTATATGACCCCGGCTTCTTCGTACCCACTACAAGAATTTTTCATGAGAGATATCACAGTGAAGCATGGTCAGGCACCGATCGTTCATTTGATGCCTAAAATTTACGAGATGATTGCTGCGGGTCTGTTCGATCCAACCCAAATCATCACACATGCGATGCCTTTAGCTGATGCTGCCCGAGCATACGAGATTTTTGACAAAAAAGAAGATAAAAATATCAAAGTTGTTTTGAAACCTTAG
- a CDS encoding oleate hydratase — protein MRKSKAIMIGAGIANMAAAVYLIQEGNWRGDQITFYSLDDHGSNDGAPTDTVVDEYWNKNHPLENKKGYIARGGRMLNYRTYVDLMDLLSRIPSVTEPGMTAAEDTRDFDAKHRTFDKARLMEGGKGIIDGGKLGFNNKDRLLLTKLIAMPDSEEEKLDNVTIEEYFKDDPHFFETNFWFMWETTFAFRTRSSAQELRRYMHQMIYEFTQIEHLVGVNRTRYNQYESIMLPLINYLKDQGCQIILNRRVVDWEFKETPMQDEITVTGLKMINTLTNEEEHVVVDGDTGVLFTNGSITDSATLGDYDTPAVENMDYGAASSLWKKASERFYNLGNPDKFFADRDASEWVSFTLTTKDHLLLNEITRITTQVPGNALNSFISTTPITPLGQKDVNMSIVVHHQPHFTSQKPNETVIWGYFLYPRRRGEFVDKQYIKMTGKEMLEELIGQLSKVDPGPENIRTKETEIFDSVVNNIPVYMPYASALFNNRAKSDRPKVIPQHSTNLAFTGEFVEQPYQMIFTEQSAVRSGEIAAFHFAGIPMSRLVKTPRYDKDIPTLMRAAKKMFE, from the coding sequence ATGAGAAAAAGTAAAGCAATAATGATTGGCGCTGGAATCGCCAATATGGCAGCTGCTGTTTATTTGATTCAAGAAGGAAACTGGCGTGGTGATCAGATTACGTTTTATTCTTTAGATGACCATGGCTCCAATGATGGTGCCCCAACGGATACCGTTGTCGATGAATATTGGAATAAAAATCATCCCTTAGAAAACAAAAAGGGCTATATCGCCCGTGGTGGACGTATGCTCAATTATCGAACATACGTGGATTTGATGGATCTCTTAAGCCGAATCCCCTCTGTCACCGAACCAGGAATGACTGCGGCTGAAGATACTAGAGATTTTGATGCAAAACACCGAACATTTGATAAAGCACGTTTGATGGAAGGCGGAAAAGGGATTATTGACGGTGGCAAACTAGGATTTAACAATAAAGATCGTTTGTTATTGACTAAGCTGATCGCCATGCCTGATTCAGAAGAAGAAAAATTAGATAATGTCACAATTGAAGAATACTTCAAAGATGATCCTCACTTCTTTGAGACAAACTTTTGGTTTATGTGGGAAACAACTTTTGCTTTTCGTACTCGTAGTTCTGCCCAAGAACTTCGTCGCTATATGCATCAAATGATTTATGAATTTACACAAATCGAACATTTGGTAGGAGTAAACCGAACTCGCTACAATCAGTATGAAAGTATCATGTTGCCATTGATCAATTATTTAAAAGACCAAGGATGTCAAATCATTTTGAACCGCCGCGTAGTCGATTGGGAATTCAAAGAAACTCCGATGCAAGATGAAATTACAGTGACTGGCTTAAAAATGATCAACACGTTAACCAATGAGGAAGAACACGTCGTGGTTGATGGTGATACGGGTGTGCTTTTCACTAACGGATCAATTACTGATTCGGCTACACTAGGTGACTACGATACACCAGCTGTTGAAAATATGGATTATGGTGCTGCTTCTAGCTTGTGGAAGAAAGCCAGTGAACGTTTCTATAATTTAGGTAACCCTGACAAATTTTTTGCCGATCGTGATGCCAGCGAATGGGTCAGTTTCACTTTAACAACTAAGGACCATTTGCTTTTAAATGAAATTACTCGGATCACGACACAAGTCCCTGGTAATGCATTGAATTCATTTATCTCCACTACACCAATCACACCACTCGGACAAAAAGATGTCAATATGTCGATCGTCGTTCATCACCAACCACATTTTACTTCACAAAAACCAAACGAAACCGTCATTTGGGGATATTTCTTATACCCTCGACGTCGTGGAGAATTTGTGGATAAGCAATATATCAAGATGACTGGGAAAGAAATGTTAGAAGAATTGATCGGACAACTTTCGAAAGTCGATCCTGGTCCTGAAAATATTCGAACGAAGGAAACCGAGATTTTTGATAGCGTTGTGAATAATATTCCTGTGTATATGCCTTATGCTTCTGCATTATTTAATAATCGAGCAAAAAGCGACCGACCAAAAGTGATTCCTCAACACTCAACGAACTTGGCATTTACTGGAGAATTTGTCGAACAACCTTATCAAATGATCTTTACGGAACAAAGTGCCGTACGCTCTGGCGAGATCGCTGCTTTCCATTTTGCTGGTATTCCAATGTCACGTCTTGTTAAAACTCCAAGATATGACAAAGATATTCCTACATTGATGCGTGCTGCTAAGAAAATGTTTGAATGA
- the cas9 gene encoding type II CRISPR RNA-guided endonuclease Cas9 (Cas9, originally named Csn1, is the large, multifunctional signature protein of type II CRISPR/Cas systems. It is well known even to general audiences because its RNA-guided endonuclease activity has made it a popular tool for custom editing of eukaryotic genomes.) — MTKDYTIGLDIGTNSVGWAVLTDDYQLMKRKMSVHGNTEKKKIKKNFWGARLFDEGQTAEFRRTKRTNRRRLARRKYRLSKLQDLFAEELCKQDDCFFVRLEESFLVPEEKQYKPASIFPTLEEEKEYYQKYPTIYHLRQKLVDSTEKEDLRLVYLALAHLLKYRGHFLFEGDLDTENTSIEESFRVFLEQYSKQSDQPLIVHQPVLTILTDKLSKTKKVEEILKYYPTEKINSFFAQCLKLIVGNQANFKRIFDLEAEVKLQFSKETYEEDLESLLEKIGDEYLDIFLQAKKVHDAILLSEIISSTVKHTKAKLSSGMVERYERHKADLAKFKQFVKENVPQKATVFFKDTTKNGYAGYIKGKTTQEEFYKFVKKELSGVVGSEPFLEKIDQETFLLKQRTYTNGVIPHQVHLIELKAIIDQQKQHYPFLEEAGPKIIALFKFRIPYYVGPLAKEQEASSFAWIERKTAEKINPWNFSEVVDIEKSAMRFIQRMTKQDTYLPTEKVLPKNSLLYQKYMIFNELTKVSYKDERGVKQYFSGDEKQQIFKQLFQKERGKITVKKLQNFLYTHYHIENAQIFGIEKAFNASYSTYHDFMKLAKTNQKAMQEWLEQPEMEPIFEDIVKILTIFEDRQMIKHQLSKYQEVFGEKLLKEFARKHYTGWGRFSAKLIHGIRDRKTNKTILDYLINDDDVPANRNRNLMQLINDEHLSFKEEIAKATVFSKHKSLVDVIQDLPGSPAIKKGIWQSLKIVEELIAIIGYKPKNIVIEMARENQKTHRTSPRLKALENGLKQIGSTLLKEQPTDNKALQKERLYLYYLQNGRDMYTGEPLEIENLHQYEVDHIIPRSFIVDNSIDNKVLVASKQNQKKRDDVPKKQIVNEQRIFWNQLKEAKLISPKKYAYLTKIELTPEDKARFIQRQLVETRQITKHVANILHQSFNQEEEGTDCDGVQIITLKATLTSQFRQTFGLYKVREINPHHHAHDAYLNGFIANVLLKRYPKLAPEFVYGKYVKYSLARENKATAKKEFYSNILKFLESDEPFCDENGEIYWEKSHHLPRIKKVLSSHQVNVVKKVEQQKGGFYKETVNSKEKPDKLIERKNNWDVTKYGGFGSPVIAYAIAFVYAKGKTQKKTRAIEGITIMEQAAFEKDPTTFLKEKGFPQVTEFIKLPKYTLFEFDNGRRRFLASHKESQKGNPFILSDQLVTLLYHAQHYDKITYQESFDYVNTHLSDFSAILTEVLAFAEKYTLADKNIERIQELYEENKYGETSMIAQSFLQLLQFNAIGAPADFKFFGVTIPRKRYTSLTEIWDATIIYQSVTGLYETRIRMGDLWAGEQ; from the coding sequence ATGACAAAGGACTATACGATTGGTTTAGATATAGGAACCAATTCTGTGGGCTGGGCGGTACTAACAGATGATTATCAATTAATGAAAAGGAAAATGAGCGTTCACGGAAATACTGAAAAAAAGAAAATCAAAAAAAATTTTTGGGGCGCACGATTATTTGATGAAGGTCAAACAGCGGAGTTTAGAAGAACTAAGCGAACGAATCGCCGAAGATTGGCTCGCAGAAAATATCGACTCAGCAAATTACAAGATCTTTTTGCTGAAGAACTCTGCAAACAAGATGATTGCTTTTTTGTACGTTTGGAAGAAAGCTTCTTAGTTCCAGAAGAAAAACAATACAAACCAGCATCGATTTTCCCCACGTTAGAGGAAGAAAAAGAATATTATCAAAAATATCCGACAATCTATCATTTGCGCCAAAAGTTAGTCGATTCAACGGAAAAAGAAGATCTCCGTTTGGTTTATCTGGCATTGGCTCATCTATTGAAATATCGTGGTCATTTTTTGTTTGAAGGAGACTTGGATACGGAGAATACCTCTATTGAAGAAAGTTTTCGTGTTTTTTTAGAACAGTATAGCAAACAATCAGATCAACCACTGATCGTTCACCAACCCGTTTTAACTATTTTGACAGATAAATTATCGAAGACGAAAAAAGTGGAAGAAATCCTCAAATATTATCCTACAGAAAAAATCAACAGCTTTTTTGCTCAATGTTTAAAATTGATCGTTGGGAATCAAGCGAACTTTAAACGTATATTTGATTTGGAAGCAGAAGTAAAACTCCAATTTTCAAAGGAAACCTATGAAGAAGATCTGGAGTCTTTGTTAGAAAAAATCGGTGATGAGTACCTAGATATCTTTTTGCAAGCAAAGAAAGTCCATGATGCGATCTTATTATCAGAGATTATTTCTTCAACTGTCAAACATACGAAAGCAAAACTATCTTCAGGGATGGTCGAACGGTATGAACGGCATAAAGCTGATTTGGCAAAATTCAAACAATTCGTGAAAGAAAACGTACCGCAAAAAGCAACGGTTTTTTTCAAAGATACCACCAAAAATGGTTATGCTGGTTATATCAAAGGAAAAACAACTCAAGAAGAATTTTATAAATTCGTCAAAAAAGAGCTAAGTGGGGTAGTAGGAAGTGAGCCTTTTCTAGAAAAAATCGATCAAGAAACCTTTTTATTGAAACAACGTACTTATACCAATGGGGTTATTCCTCATCAAGTACATCTAATAGAATTGAAAGCGATCATTGATCAACAAAAACAACATTATCCATTTCTAGAAGAAGCAGGACCAAAAATCATTGCGTTATTCAAATTTCGAATCCCTTATTATGTCGGTCCTTTGGCAAAAGAACAAGAGGCTAGTTCTTTTGCTTGGATCGAGCGGAAAACAGCTGAAAAAATCAATCCGTGGAATTTTTCAGAAGTCGTAGATATCGAAAAATCAGCGATGCGTTTTATTCAAAGAATGACAAAGCAAGATACGTATTTACCGACAGAAAAAGTACTTCCTAAAAATAGCTTACTTTATCAAAAATATATGATTTTCAATGAACTAACCAAAGTGAGCTATAAAGATGAACGAGGTGTGAAACAGTATTTTTCAGGTGATGAGAAACAGCAGATTTTTAAACAGTTGTTTCAAAAAGAGCGAGGAAAAATCACTGTCAAAAAATTACAAAACTTTTTGTATACGCATTACCATATTGAAAATGCCCAGATTTTTGGTATTGAAAAAGCATTTAATGCTTCGTATAGCACGTATCATGATTTTATGAAATTAGCAAAAACAAACCAAAAAGCCATGCAAGAGTGGTTGGAACAGCCCGAAATGGAACCGATTTTTGAGGATATCGTAAAAATACTCACCATTTTTGAAGACCGTCAAATGATTAAACATCAATTAAGTAAGTATCAAGAGGTCTTCGGTGAAAAGTTGCTCAAAGAATTTGCAAGAAAACATTACACTGGCTGGGGAAGATTCTCAGCTAAATTGATCCATGGCATCAGAGATCGAAAAACGAATAAAACGATCCTTGATTATCTAATCAACGATGATGACGTTCCGGCTAACCGTAACCGTAATTTGATGCAGCTGATCAATGATGAGCATTTATCTTTTAAAGAAGAAATTGCAAAAGCAACGGTGTTTTCTAAACATAAATCATTAGTTGACGTCATACAAGACTTACCAGGAAGTCCGGCGATCAAAAAAGGAATTTGGCAAAGTCTTAAAATCGTGGAAGAACTGATTGCGATCATTGGATACAAACCAAAGAATATCGTGATCGAAATGGCAAGAGAAAACCAAAAAACGCATCGGACGAGCCCACGTCTTAAAGCTTTAGAAAATGGGTTGAAACAGATAGGAAGCACGTTATTAAAAGAACAGCCAACAGATAACAAAGCGCTCCAAAAAGAACGGTTGTACCTGTACTATTTGCAAAATGGCAGAGATATGTATACGGGAGAACCGCTAGAAATCGAGAATCTTCACCAATACGAAGTGGATCATATAATACCGAGAAGTTTTATTGTGGATAATTCTATTGATAACAAGGTGTTAGTTGCTAGTAAACAAAATCAAAAGAAGCGCGACGATGTGCCGAAAAAACAAATAGTCAACGAGCAACGGATCTTTTGGAATCAACTGAAAGAAGCCAAATTGATTAGTCCAAAAAAATATGCGTATTTAACCAAAATTGAACTGACACCAGAGGATAAAGCCCGTTTTATTCAGCGGCAATTAGTCGAAACGAGACAAATCACGAAACATGTTGCGAATATTTTACATCAATCGTTTAATCAGGAAGAGGAAGGAACAGATTGTGATGGGGTACAGATTATTACGCTAAAAGCAACATTGACGAGCCAATTCAGACAAACTTTTGGGCTTTATAAAGTACGTGAGATCAATCCACATCATCATGCGCATGATGCGTATTTAAATGGTTTTATTGCGAATGTTTTGTTAAAACGGTACCCTAAATTAGCACCTGAATTTGTCTATGGAAAGTATGTCAAATATAGTTTAGCAAGAGAAAATAAAGCTACCGCTAAAAAAGAATTTTATTCCAATATTTTAAAGTTCCTTGAATCAGACGAACCGTTTTGCGATGAAAATGGGGAAATTTATTGGGAAAAAAGCCATCATCTCCCACGGATCAAAAAAGTTCTTAGCTCCCATCAAGTGAATGTAGTGAAAAAAGTCGAACAACAAAAAGGTGGTTTCTATAAGGAAACGGTCAATTCAAAAGAAAAACCTGATAAACTGATCGAACGGAAAAATAATTGGGATGTGACGAAGTACGGTGGTTTTGGAAGTCCAGTCATTGCCTATGCCATTGCGTTTGTTTATGCCAAAGGGAAGACACAAAAGAAAACCAGGGCAATTGAAGGAATTACCATCATGGAACAAGCGGCTTTTGAAAAAGATCCGACTACATTTTTAAAAGAAAAAGGCTTTCCTCAGGTGACAGAGTTTATCAAATTGCCAAAATATACCTTGTTTGAGTTTGATAATGGGCGCAGAAGATTCCTGGCAAGTCACAAGGAGTCGCAAAAAGGGAATCCTTTCATCTTATCGGACCAATTAGTAACCTTGTTATACCATGCGCAACATTATGACAAAATCACCTATCAAGAAAGTTTTGATTACGTCAATACTCATCTTTCTGATTTCTCAGCCATCTTAACCGAAGTTCTCGCTTTTGCAGAAAAGTATACACTTGCGGATAAAAATATAGAGCGAATTCAAGAACTCTATGAAGAAAACAAATATGGAGAGACTTCGATGATCGCACAATCCTTTTTGCAGTTGTTACAGTTCAATGCGATAGGTGCTCCAGCAGACTTTAAATTTTTCGGAGTAACGATCCCTCGAAAACGTTATACCAGCTTAACGGAGATTTGGGATGCTACGATCATTTACCAGTCGGTCACTGGTTTATACGAAACGAGGATAAGGATGGGTGACTTATGGGCTGGCGAACAGTAG
- the cas1 gene encoding type II CRISPR-associated endonuclease Cas1, with translation MGWRTVVINTHSKLTYANNHLVFKNAQQTEKIHLSEIDILILETTDITITTMLLKRLTDEKILVIFCDDKRLPSSQLFSYYGRHDSSLQLSKQIQWESDLKGVVWTTIIAQKIHNQCRFLQENDFVEKASALSKLSEELETFDPTNREGHAARIYFQTLFGNQFTREESNEINAGLDYGYTLLMSLFAREIVKNGCMTQFGLKHANQFNDFNLASDLMEPFRPLVDQIVYTYRDQPFPIIKRRLFDLFSQKYLYGKKEMFLTNIVTDYTNKTIKTLNNEGKGVPYFGI, from the coding sequence ATGGGCTGGCGAACAGTAGTAATCAATACCCATTCTAAACTGACTTATGCAAATAATCATCTGGTGTTTAAAAATGCGCAACAAACGGAAAAAATCCATTTGTCTGAGATCGATATCCTTATTTTAGAAACAACCGATATCACGATCACGACAATGTTGTTGAAGCGTTTAACAGATGAAAAAATCTTAGTGATATTTTGCGATGACAAGCGATTGCCGTCATCGCAATTATTTTCCTATTATGGGCGACATGATAGTAGTTTGCAGTTATCTAAACAAATTCAGTGGGAATCGGACTTGAAGGGCGTAGTTTGGACAACGATCATTGCCCAAAAGATCCATAACCAATGTCGTTTTTTACAAGAAAATGATTTTGTTGAAAAGGCATCTGCGCTTTCCAAATTATCAGAAGAATTGGAAACATTTGATCCGACGAATCGTGAAGGGCATGCGGCAAGAATCTACTTTCAAACGTTGTTTGGTAATCAATTCACGCGGGAGGAGTCGAATGAAATCAATGCGGGGTTAGATTATGGTTATACGCTGCTAATGAGTTTGTTTGCAAGAGAAATCGTTAAAAATGGTTGTATGACACAATTCGGTTTAAAACATGCGAACCAATTTAATGATTTTAATCTAGCAAGTGACTTGATGGAACCATTTCGTCCGCTAGTTGATCAAATTGTTTATACATATCGTGATCAACCTTTCCCAATTATCAAAAGAAGGCTGTTTGATTTGTTTTCACAAAAGTATTTATATGGGAAAAAAGAAATGTTCTTAACGAATATCGTGACGGATTACACCAATAAAACGATTAAAACATTGAATAATGAAGGGAAAGGAGTTCCTTATTTCGGAATATGA